In one Streptomyces sp. NBC_00597 genomic region, the following are encoded:
- a CDS encoding aminopeptidase P family protein: protein MDLAPDPFTHTDYAARMAAAARSAADAGLAGLLIAPGPDLAHLTGYRPVDTERLTLLVLAAGQEPVLVVPALEAPDAAQAPGAPALTLRDWADGKDPYGVTAPLLDTGGRFGVSDNTWALHLLGLQRELPGTSYAPLTDVLPMLRAVKDRRELERLAAAGAAADAAYEEILKVPFAGRRETDIAADLAALLREHGHSQVDFTVVGSGPNGANPHHEAGERTIGHGDMVVLDFGGLKYGYGSDISRTVHVGEPSAEEQRVHDVVREAQRAASAVVRPGIACQDVDRAARAVITEFGYGDRFIHRTGHGIGVTTHEPPYMVEGEEQPLVPGMCFSVEPGIYLPGRFGVRIEDIVTVTEDGGRSLNNAPRELAVVE, encoded by the coding sequence ATGGACCTCGCACCCGATCCGTTCACACACACCGACTACGCCGCCCGGATGGCCGCCGCCGCACGGAGCGCCGCCGATGCCGGGCTGGCCGGCCTGCTCATCGCCCCCGGGCCCGACCTCGCCCACCTCACCGGCTACCGGCCGGTGGACACCGAGCGGCTGACCCTGCTCGTGCTCGCCGCCGGGCAGGAGCCCGTCCTCGTCGTGCCCGCCCTGGAAGCCCCCGACGCGGCCCAGGCCCCCGGGGCGCCCGCGCTGACCCTGCGCGACTGGGCCGACGGGAAGGACCCGTACGGCGTCACCGCGCCGCTCCTCGACACCGGCGGCCGGTTCGGGGTCAGCGACAACACCTGGGCGCTGCACCTGCTCGGCCTGCAGCGGGAGTTGCCGGGCACCTCGTACGCCCCGCTCACCGACGTCCTGCCGATGCTGCGCGCGGTGAAGGACCGGCGGGAGCTGGAGCGGCTCGCGGCGGCCGGCGCGGCCGCCGACGCGGCGTACGAGGAGATCCTGAAGGTCCCCTTCGCCGGGCGCCGGGAGACCGACATCGCCGCCGACCTGGCCGCGCTGCTGCGCGAACACGGGCACTCCCAGGTGGACTTCACGGTGGTCGGCTCCGGCCCCAACGGGGCCAACCCGCACCACGAGGCCGGCGAGCGGACCATCGGCCACGGCGACATGGTGGTCCTCGACTTCGGCGGCCTCAAGTACGGCTACGGCTCCGACATCTCCCGCACCGTGCACGTCGGCGAGCCGAGCGCCGAGGAGCAGCGCGTCCACGACGTCGTCCGCGAGGCCCAGCGGGCCGCCTCCGCCGTCGTCCGCCCGGGCATCGCCTGCCAGGACGTGGACCGCGCGGCCCGCGCGGTGATCACCGAGTTCGGCTACGGCGACCGGTTCATCCACCGCACGGGCCACGGCATCGGCGTGACCACCCACGAGCCGCCGTACATGGTCGAGGGCGAGGAGCAGCCCCTGGTTCCCGGGATGTGCTTCTCCGTGGAGCCCGGCATCTACCTGCCCGGTCGCTTCGGGGTGCGCATCGAAGACATCGTCACGGTCACCGAGGACGGCGGACGCAGCCTCAACAACGCCCCGCGCGAGCTGGCCGTCGTGGAGTGA